The following coding sequences lie in one Fundulus heteroclitus isolate FHET01 chromosome 20, MU-UCD_Fhet_4.1, whole genome shotgun sequence genomic window:
- the sec61a1 gene encoding protein transport protein Sec61 subunit alpha-like 1, with protein MGIKFLEVIKPFCAVLPEIQKPERKIQFKEKVLWTAITLFIFLVCCQIPLFGIMSSDSADPFYWMRVILASNRGTLMELGISPIVTSGLIMQLLAGAKIIEVGDTPKDRALFNGAQKLFGMIITIGQAIVYVMTGMYGDPSEMGAGICLLIIIQLFVAGLIVLLLDELLQKGYGLGSGISLFIATNICETIVWKAFSPTTVNTGRGTEFEGAVIALFHLIATRTDKVRALREAFYRQNLPNLMNLIATVFVFAVVIYFQGFRVDLPIKSARYRGQYNTYPIKLFYTSNIPIILQSALVSNLYVISQMLSTRFSGNFLVNLLGTWSDATSGGPARAYPVGGLCYYLSPPESFGSVLEDPVHALIYIFFMLGSCAFFSKTWIEVSGSSAKDVAKQLKEQQMVMRGHRETSMVHELNRYIPTAAAFGGLCIGGLSVMADFLGAIGSGTGILLAVTIIYQYFEIFVKEQSEVGSMSSMFF; from the exons ATGGGCA TTAAATTCTTGGAGGTGATAAAGCCCTTCTGTGCGGTGCTGCCAGAGATCCAGAAACCTGAGAGAAAG ATCCAGTTCAAAGAAAAGGTGCTATGGACTGCAATCACCCTCTTTATCTTTCTTGTGTGTTGCCAG ATTCCCCTCTTTGGCATCATGTCATCAGACTCAGCAGATCCATTCTACTGGATGAGAGTCATTCTGGCTTCAAATAGAG GTACTCTGATGGAGCTGGGTATCTCGCCTATCGTCACCTCAGGCCTGATAATGCAGCTGCTGGCCGGAGCTAAGATCATTGAGGTTGGAGACACCCCGAAGGACAGAGCACTCTTTAATGGAGCTCAGAAAT TGTTTGGGATGATCATCACCATCGGCCAGGCCATCGTTTATGTGATGACTGGCATGTATGGAGACCCGTCGGAGATGGGTGCTGGAATCTGTCTGCTGATCATCATTCAG CTTTTTGTAGCCGGGCTGATCGTGCTGCTCCTGGATGAATTGCTCCAAAAGGGCTACGGGCTCGGGTCAGGAATCTCCCTCTTCATCGCCACCAACATCTGTGAGACCATCGTCTGGAAGGCCTTTAGTCCCACCACTGTGAACACAGGGAGAG GCACAGAGTTCGAGGGAGCAGTCATTGCTCTTTTTCACCTGATCGCCACCAGGACGGACAAAGTGCGCGCGCTGAGGGAGGCCTTCTACAGGCAGAACCTCCCCAACCTCATGAACCTCATCGCTACAGTGTTCGTTTTTGCTGTGGTGATATACTTTCAG GGATTCAGAGTGGACCTGCCCATCAAGTCGGCTCGCTACCGTGGCCAATACAACACGTACCCCATCAAGCTTTTCTACACCTCCAACATTCCCATCATCCTGCAGTCGGCTTTGGTCTCCAACCTGTACGTCATCTCCCAGATGCTTTCCACGCGCTTCAGCGGCAACTTCCTGGTTAATCTGCTTGGGACATGGTCT GACGCAACATCAGGCGGCCCAGCCCGTGCCTATCCAGTCGGAGGACTCTGCTACTACCTCTCTCCTCCCGAGTCCTTTGGTTCTGTGCTCGAGGACCCGGTCCACGCACTCATTTACATCTTCTTCATGCTCGGCTCATGCGCCTTTTTCTCCAAAACCTGGATTGAAGTCTCCGGCTCTTCTGCAAAAGAC GTGGCGAAGCAGCTGAAGGAGCAGCAGATGGTGATGAGAGGACACAGAGAAACCTCAATGGTTCATGAACTCAACAG gtACATTCCAACCGCTGCTGCCTTTGGTGGACTTTGCATCGGTGGTTTATCGGTGATGGCGGACTTCCTCGGCGCCATCGGCTCTGGCACCGGCATCCTGCTGGCTGTCACAATCATCTATCAGTACTTTGAGATCTTTGTGAAGGAACAAAGCGAAGTTGGCAGCATGTCGAGCATGTTCTTCTAA
- the chchd4b gene encoding mitochondrial intermembrane space import and assembly protein 40-A, which produces MSSVRQEGKDKIIFVTKEDHETPSSAELVEEDPNDPYEEQGLILPSGEINWNCPCLGGMASGPCGTEFKEAFSCFHYSKEEVKGSDCLEQFRVMQECLQRYPELYPKEDDAPSGQTAEEPASAEPSAANPPAGSETDPDPSQPITESSAES; this is translated from the exons ATGAGCTCGGTCCGGCAGGAAG GTAAAGACAAAATCATATTTGTCACCAAAGAAGATCATGAGACACCGAGCAGCGCCGAGCTTGTAGAGGAGGACCCCAATGATCCGTATGAGGAGCAAG GTCTGATTCTCCCCAGTGGAGAGATAAACTGGAACTGTCCCTGCCTGGGTGGGATGGCCAGCGGTCCCTGTGGGACTGAATTTAAGGAAGCCTTCTCCTGCTTCCACTACAGTAAGGAGGAGGTGAAAGGCTCCGACTGCCTGGAGCAGTTCAGGGTCATGCAGGAGTGTCTGCAGCGCTACCCAGAGCTTTACCCAAAAGAAGACGACGCACCGTCCGGCCAGACGGCCGAGGAGCCCGCGTCCGCAGAGCCGTCAGCCGCGAACCCACCAGCTGGCTCCGAGACGGACCCCGATCCCTCACAGCCAATCACAGAGAGCTCAGCAGAGAGCTAG
- the uroc1 gene encoding urocanate hydratase — MSDLKELCSGLPLDPLPPNRGRDPNVPHAPVRTPNLTAEEQRLALRNALRYFPPSHHATLASEFAQELRQYGHIYMYRFCPTVRMRAYPIDQYPCRTRQAAAMMLMIMNNLDPAVAQFPQELVTYGGNGQVFSNWAQFRLVMHYLSEMTEEQTLVMYSGHPMGLFPSLPSSPRAIITNGMVIPNYSSREQYERMFALGVSMYGQMTAGSYCYIGPQGIVHGTMLTVLNAGRRYLGTDDLRGRVFVTSGLGGMSGAQAKAAVIAGCVGVIAEVDEAPLRKRHEQGWVMEVTSSLEQCIKWIREARSSKTPLSLGYHGNVVDLWERLLLEFERTGELLVDLGSDQTSLHNPYNGGYYPVPLSFRQANQLMSTDPGRFRSVVQESLRRHIKAINKLADAGMFFWDYGNAFLLEAQRAGAEVSKVGGGATEFRYPSYVQHIMGDIFSLGFGPFRWVCTSGDPQDLAVTDDLAAEVLEEIAADVSERVRQQYRDNICWIREAGKHKMVVGSQARILYSDQKGRVRIALAMNQAVAEGRVSAPVVISRDHHDVSGTDSPFRETSNVYDGSAFCADMAVQNFVGDAFRGATWVALHNGGGVGWGEVINGGFGLLLDGTDEAAKRARLMLNWDVSNGVARRCWSGNTNAYETIQRTMEENRQLRVTMPFPVQDEHVLDRALQG; from the exons ATGTCAGATTTAAAGGAGCTTTGCAGCGGTCTGCCCCTGGATCCTTTGCCCCCAAACCGGGGGAGAGATCCCAACGTGCCACATGCTCCTGTCCGGACTCCTAACCTCACAGCTGAGGAGCAACGA ctggcACTGAGAAATGCTCTGCGTTACTTCCCACCGTCCCATCATGCAACGCTCGCATCTGAATTTGCTCAAGAGCTCCGGCAGTACGGCCACATATACATGTACCGCTTCTGCCCCACGGTGCGGATGAG AGCTTATCCTATAGATCAGTATCCCTGTCGCACGCGGCAAGCGGCGGCGATGATGCTGATGATCATGAACAACCTGGACCCCGCTGTAGCTCAG TTTCCCCAGGAGCTCGTCACCTACGGAGGCAACGGGCAGGTGTTTAGTAACTGGGCCCAG TTTCGCCTCGTGATGCACTACCTGAGTGAGATGACTGAGGAGCAGACTCTGGTCATGTACAGCGGACACCCCATGGGCTTGTTCCCCAGCCTGCCTTCCTCACCTCGGGCGATCATCACCAACGGCATG GTTATTCCAAATTATTCCTCCAGGGAACAATATGAGAGAATGTTTGCTCTTGGTGTGTCGAT GTACGGCCAAATGACAGCAGGCAGTTACTGCTACATTGGACCTCAAGGGATTGTTCATGGCACTATG CTGACTGTGCTGAACGCAGGCCGGAGGTACCTGGGTACAGATGACCTGAGGGGGCGTGTCTTCGTCACGTCAGGCCTCGGGGGAATGAGCGGCGCCCAGGCTAAAGCTGCCGTCATCGCCGGCTGTGTCGGTGTCATTGCCGAG GTGGATGAAGCTCCACTGAGGAAGAGACATGAGCAGGGCTGGGTTATGGAGGTGACCAGCAGCCTGGAGCAATGCATCAAATGGATCAG AGAGGCCAGGAGCTCTAAGACCCCCCTCAGTTTGGGATACCATGGGAACGTTGTCGACTTGTG GGAGAGGCTGCTGCTGGAGTTCGAGAGAACAGGAGAGCTGCTGGTGGACCTGGGTTCGGACCAGACGTCGCTGCACAACCCCTACAACGGGGGGTACTACCCCGTCCCGCTCAGCTTCCGCCAGGCCAACCAGCTCATGTCCACAGATCCCGGGCGCTTCCGGAGCGTTGTCCAAGAGAG CCTCAGAAGACACATAAAGGCCATCAACAAGTTAGCGGATGCAGGTATGTTCTTCTGGGATTACGGCAATGCGTTCCTCTTGGAGGCTCAAAGAGCAG GTGCAGAGGTCTCCAAAGTCGGCGGAGGGGCAACGGAGTTCCGGTACCCGTCTTATGTCCAACATATTATGGG GGACATTTTCTCTCTGGGATTCGGGCCGTTCCGCTGGGTTTGCACATCCGGTGATCCGCAGGACCTGGCCGTAACCGACGACCTCGCCGCCGAGGTTCTCGAGGAAATCGCCGCCGACGTGTCGGAGCGTGTGAGGCAGCAGTACAGAGACAACATCTGCTGGATCAGAGAGGCTGGAAAGCACAAGATG GTTGTTGGATCTCAAGCTAGGATCCTCTACTCAGACCAGAAAGGAAGAGTGCGCATTGCTTTAGCCATGAACCAGGCTGTTGCTGAAGGAAGAGTCTCG GCACCGGTGGTCATCAGCAGAGACCACCACGATGTCAGCGGCACAGACAGCCCCTTCAGAGAGACCTCCAATGTGTACGATGGTTCGGCGTTCTGCGCAg ATATGGCCGTCCAGAACTTTGTTGGCGATGCCTTCAGAGGTGCCACTTGGGTCGCTCTGCATAACGGTGGTGGTGTCGGCTG GGGCGAGGTAATAAACGGAGGATTCGGTTTGCTGCTGGACGGCACAGACGAGGCGGCGAAACGCGCCAGGCTGATGCTCAACTGGGACGTCTCCAACGGG GTGGCTCGTCGCTGCTGGTCCGGGAACACAAACGCCTATGAGACGATCCAACGCACCATGGAGGAGAACAGGCAGCTGCGCGTCACCATGCCCTTTCCAGTGCAGGATGAGCACGTGCTGGACCGAGCCTTACAGGGATGA
- the LOC105927195 gene encoding MAP kinase-activated protein kinase 2 isoform X2, whose protein sequence is MLHDEEEQAVTPSPAQHGTAVRSSGPFTLTSSGTVGLLPPAYPKVEFKKNALTDDYKITSQVLGLGINGKVLECYCKRTGEKCALKILYDTPRARREVELHWRVSGGPHIVRILSLYENMHQGKKCLLVVMECMEGGELFSRIQARGDQAFTEREVSEIMHDIGTAIKYLHHVDIAHRDVKPENLLYTTKDSNATLKLTDFGFAKETKVHNSLQTPCYTPYYVAPEVLGPEKYDKSCDMWSLGVIMYILLCGFPPFYSNTGQAISPGMKQRIRLGQYKFPNPEWADVSEEAKQLIVQLLKTDPSERMTISQFMNHPWISSMVVPQTPLHTSRILTEEMELWDGVKEGMTSALASMRVDYDQVKIKDLDMSNNPLLNKRRNRLTPRPTGNAEGADRGSRDGWLPRYRQGEDACDRIDDTDFWTEIV, encoded by the exons atgCTTCATGACGAGGAGGAGCAGGCGGTGACTCCAAGCCCTGCGCAGCACGGGACAGCGGTGCGCAGCAGTGGCCCCTTCACCCTGACCAGCAGCGGCACAGTGGGCCTCCTGCCACCTGCCTACCCTAAAGTGGAGTTCAAGAAAAACGCACTGACTGATGACTATAAGATCACATCTCAGGTTCTAGGACTGGGAATCAATGGCAAGGTGCTGGAGTGTTATTGTAAGAGGACGGGGGAGAAATGCGCCCTTAAG ATTCTCTATGACACACCTAGAGCCAGACGAGAGGTTGAGCTCCACTGGCGAGTGTCAGGAGGCCCCCACATCGTGAGGATCCTCAGCCTGTATGAGAACATGCACCAGGGGAAGAAATGTCTCCTCGTTGTGATGGAGTG CATGGAGGGAGGGGAGCTGTTCAGCCGCATCCAGGCCAGAGGGGACCAGGCCTTCACTGAGAGAG AGGTTTCGGAGATCATGCACGACATCGGCACGGCCATAAAGTATCTCCACCACGTGGACATCGCTCACAGAGACGTGAAG CCTGAGAACCTGCTGTACACGACAAAGGACAGCAACGCAACGCTAAAACTGACCGACTTTGGCTTCGCAAAGGAGACCAAAGTGCACAACTCCCTCCAAACCCCCTGTTACACCCCGTATTATGTTG CACCGGAAGTGTTGGGGCCAGAGAAATATGACAAGTCATGTGATATGTGGTCTCTGGGGGTCATCATGTACATCCT ACTCTGTGGATTCCCCCCCTTCTACTCCAACACAGGTCAGGCCATTTCTCCAGGAATGAAGCAGAGGATCAGACTGGGCCAGTATAAATTTCCTAACCCTGAGTGGGCCGACGTTTCTGAGGAAG CCAAGCAGCTGATCGTTCAGCTGCTGAAGACAGACCCCAGTGAGAGGATGACCATCAGCCAGTTCATGAACCATCCCTGGATCAGC TCCATGGTGGTCCCACAAACGCCTCTGCACACATCTCGGATTCTGACAGAAGAGATGGAGCTGTGGGACGGCGTGAAG GAGGGGATGACCAGCGCCCTGGCCAGCATGCGCGTCGACTACGACCAGGTGAAGATCAAGGACCTGGACATGTCCAACAACCCTCTGCTGAACAAGAGACGCAACAGGCTGACGCCCAGGCCGACGGGCAACGCGGAGGGAGCGGACAGAGGAAGCAGGGATGGATGGCTGCCGCGTTACCGTCAGGGAGAGGACGCATGTGATAGGATTGATGATACGGATTTCTGGACTGAAATAGTGTAA
- the LOC105927195 gene encoding MAP kinase-activated protein kinase 2 isoform X1, whose amino-acid sequence MLHDEEEQAVTPSPAQHGTAVRSSGPFTLTSSGTVGLLPPAYPKVEFKKNALTDDYKITSQVLGLGINGKVLECYCKRTGEKCALKILYDTPRARREVELHWRVSGGPHIVRILSLYENMHQGKKCLLVVMECMEGGELFSRIQARGDQAFTEREVSEIMHDIGTAIKYLHHVDIAHRDVKPENLLYTTKDSNATLKLTDFGFAKETKVHNSLQTPCYTPYYVAPEVLGPEKYDKSCDMWSLGVIMYILLCGFPPFYSNTGQAISPGMKQRIRLGQYKFPNPEWADVSEEAKQLIVQLLKTDPSERMTISQFMNHPWISQSMVVPQTPLHTSRILTEEMELWDGVKEGMTSALASMRVDYDQVKIKDLDMSNNPLLNKRRNRLTPRPTGNAEGADRGSRDGWLPRYRQGEDACDRIDDTDFWTEIV is encoded by the exons atgCTTCATGACGAGGAGGAGCAGGCGGTGACTCCAAGCCCTGCGCAGCACGGGACAGCGGTGCGCAGCAGTGGCCCCTTCACCCTGACCAGCAGCGGCACAGTGGGCCTCCTGCCACCTGCCTACCCTAAAGTGGAGTTCAAGAAAAACGCACTGACTGATGACTATAAGATCACATCTCAGGTTCTAGGACTGGGAATCAATGGCAAGGTGCTGGAGTGTTATTGTAAGAGGACGGGGGAGAAATGCGCCCTTAAG ATTCTCTATGACACACCTAGAGCCAGACGAGAGGTTGAGCTCCACTGGCGAGTGTCAGGAGGCCCCCACATCGTGAGGATCCTCAGCCTGTATGAGAACATGCACCAGGGGAAGAAATGTCTCCTCGTTGTGATGGAGTG CATGGAGGGAGGGGAGCTGTTCAGCCGCATCCAGGCCAGAGGGGACCAGGCCTTCACTGAGAGAG AGGTTTCGGAGATCATGCACGACATCGGCACGGCCATAAAGTATCTCCACCACGTGGACATCGCTCACAGAGACGTGAAG CCTGAGAACCTGCTGTACACGACAAAGGACAGCAACGCAACGCTAAAACTGACCGACTTTGGCTTCGCAAAGGAGACCAAAGTGCACAACTCCCTCCAAACCCCCTGTTACACCCCGTATTATGTTG CACCGGAAGTGTTGGGGCCAGAGAAATATGACAAGTCATGTGATATGTGGTCTCTGGGGGTCATCATGTACATCCT ACTCTGTGGATTCCCCCCCTTCTACTCCAACACAGGTCAGGCCATTTCTCCAGGAATGAAGCAGAGGATCAGACTGGGCCAGTATAAATTTCCTAACCCTGAGTGGGCCGACGTTTCTGAGGAAG CCAAGCAGCTGATCGTTCAGCTGCTGAAGACAGACCCCAGTGAGAGGATGACCATCAGCCAGTTCATGAACCATCCCTGGATCAGC CAGTCCATGGTGGTCCCACAAACGCCTCTGCACACATCTCGGATTCTGACAGAAGAGATGGAGCTGTGGGACGGCGTGAAG GAGGGGATGACCAGCGCCCTGGCCAGCATGCGCGTCGACTACGACCAGGTGAAGATCAAGGACCTGGACATGTCCAACAACCCTCTGCTGAACAAGAGACGCAACAGGCTGACGCCCAGGCCGACGGGCAACGCGGAGGGAGCGGACAGAGGAAGCAGGGATGGATGGCTGCCGCGTTACCGTCAGGGAGAGGACGCATGTGATAGGATTGATGATACGGATTTCTGGACTGAAATAGTGTAA